The DNA window TTGCTGTCACCGGTGTTCGCCGCCGGTGCCATGGCCCTGTCCAGCGTGTTCGTGCTCGGCAATGCGCTGCGCCTGCGGCGCTTCCAGGCGCCGATGGCGGACGCGTCCCATGCGGCCCACTGAAGGAGCAATTGCATGAACATCGGTGAAGCATCGAAGGCATCCAGCGTGTCGGCCAAGATGATCCGCTACTACGAGCAGATCGGCCTGATTCCGCCGGCTGACCGCACCGGCGCGGGCTATCGCGCCTATTCGCAGGCCGACGTGCATCGGCTGCGTTTCATCCGTCGCGCGCGTGATCTCGGCTTTTCGGTGGCCGAGATCACCGACCTGCTGGGCCTGTGGAACGACACGTCGCGCCACAGCGCCGACGTCAAGCGCCTGGCCGAGCAGCACATCGATGACCTGGAACAGCGCATCGAGAACATGCGGCAGATGGCCGACACGTTGAAGTCGTTGATCAGCTGCTGCGCCGGCGATGATCGACCCGAGTGCCCGATCCTGCAGCGGCTGGGCGAGGGCGAAGAGGGCGCTGCGCCGGTTGCAGCGCCCGCCGGGGCAGTACGCAGGCGCGCGCGCAGGACCTGACGAAGACAGATGGAAAAGAAAATGCCCGCCCCGGCAATTGCGCGGGGCGGGCATTGTTCATGCAGTTGGCAGCGTGATCAGGCCGTACGTGGCGGGAAACCCGCTTCGGTCAGTGCCGCGACGATCTGTGCTTGGCTGGCCGACGTCTGTACCTGCACGCGGCGGCTTGCCGGGTCGGCCGACACGGTCGCTGCCGGGTCGACCAGTTCGATCGCCTTGGTCACGCTGCGCGCGCAGCCACCGCAGGTCATGCCTTCCACATGGAATTCCATCTGTAGCTCCTTCGATTCACTTGGGGGTGGAGGCAGTGTGCACCTTGCAACGATGGCAGGGTCAAGCGTTCCCCGGAGCGAAGGCACCACAAAAAACGGCAGCCACCTGTACCAGCGCGGCTGCCGTGGAGGATCGTCCCCGCCCACAGGCGGGGGTGAGGCCTTAGAACTTCCAGTTCACGCCGAAGTACAACTGGCGGCCGGCATACAGGTTGGACAGCAGACGGGCCTGGCTGTCATTGCCGATGTAGCTGCGCAGTTCCGACTTGGTGGCGTTCAGCACTGCCGCGGTGACCGTCCAGTCCTGCGTGAGGTTGTAGGCAACGTTCAGGTCGAGCTGGCTGTACGGCTTGGTGTAGGCGGTCATGCCATTCTGCAGCCCGCCAACCACTTCACCGCGACGGTTGTACGAGGCGCGGGCCAGGATCTTGTCGTTCTCGTAGAACACGGTCACGTTGGCCTGGTTCTTGGCGCTGCCGACCAGCGGCGACGAACCGATCTCTTCGCCATCAAGCACGATCGAGGCCAGGTTGGTGTCGTTGTAGGTGTAGTTGGCCTGCACACCAAAGCCCATGTCGAAGGTGTACTGGCCGTACAGTTCCACGCCCTGCGAGACGCCATCACGGCCGTTGGCCTCGGTGCGGTACTTCTGCACGGTGACCGTCTGGCCGCCGACGGTCATCTGCTGATCGCGCACCACCGGCACGGTGAAGTTGTCCACGTTCTTGCGGAACAGCGCGACACCGGCTGCGGAACCCGGCTTGAAGTACCACTCCAGGCCGATGTCGAACTGAACGGCCTTGAACGGTTCCAGTGCCTTGTTGCTGCCCGACCCATACCAGCCGGGAGTGTCGGTGCCGCCAGCGACGCGGCGGTCGTTGCTGTATTCCTCGCTGATGTAGGTGAGGCCGCCGGGATAGGCAATGCTGGTATAGCCCGGGCGGGCGATCACTTTCGAAGCCGCGCCACGCAGCACCAGGTTGTCGGTGATATCCCAGGCGATGTTGAAGCTGGGCAGGAAGTCGGTGTAGGTCTTGTCCAACGAGGCCAAGGTGAAGACCTTGTCGCTGGCCTGGGTGTCAGGCACGCGCACGAAGCCGCCCTGGCAGCGCAGGGTGGGATCGGCGGCCGGGTCATCGCAGCTCATCGGCGCGCCGCTGGCGTTGTCCACGAAGTAGTCGTTGAAGCGTTCGACCGAATCGCTGGACTGGGCAAACTGCCTGGTGCGCACCACGCGCACGCCGACGTTGCCGCGTACGCGCTCGGTACGGAAGTTGGCCTGGAAGTAGCCCGAGTAGATCTTCTCGTTGACGTCGTAGACGAAGTCTTCCTCGGTGCGGTTATGCGAGCCGCCGTAGGTCTTGTTCAGGTAATCGATGTAGGCCGGGTAGTTGATGCCCGGGAACACGTTGGCGTTGAAGCCGCCGGCAATGTTGCTGATCGGGTTGGACAGGAAGAAGCCGGGCTGGGCATCGCCGGCAGTTGAATCGCAACCGGCCTGGTAGCGGTTGTTCTTGTAGTCCGCCGGGTCCAGGCCCTGGCACACCCAGTAGGTATTGCCGGTATTGCGGTGCACCTTGCCGTCCCGGTACTTGGTGCCGAACTGGATCGAATCCAGCCAACCGGCTTCGAACAGTTTGGTGAAATCGGCCTGGAAGTAGTTCTGCTCGACCTCGGTCTGCATCCACGACGAGTCGGTGGAGCCGGTGTCCACTTCGGCGATGCCGGCCATCAACTGCTGCTGCAGATCCGGTGAGAACTGTGCCGATGGCGTACCGGTCAGGTCCCAGGCGGTGTAATTGACAGACTGCCAATCTTTTCCGACCTTTCGGCGCGGCTTGGCCGACATCCGGAAGTTCATCGACGGGCCGCCTTCAGACCAGGTGCGGCCGCCGGTGAACGACGCCTTCCACAGCGGGCTGATGTCCCAATCGATGGTCAGGTCGGCGGTCTGCGAGAGCGCTTTTTCCTTGCTGTAGCCACCGGTCAGCTGCGGGGTAGGCATGGTGCAGTCATCCGGGCCCCAGCCGCCCGGTGCCAGGCCGGCCGCCTTCGCCTGCTCTTCGCTGCAGATATATGTCTTGCCCGGCAGCTTTTCGAACTGTGCGCCGGTCACGATGCTGCCACTGGGGTCGAAGTCCAGCCCATTGAGCAGTCGTCCGCCAGCCCAGTTCCCGTCGCCGTTGAAGCGCGCCATGCTCCACTCCGGCACCTTCAGCATGTTCTGGGTGTAGTCACCCTGCAGCTCGAAGCGGAAGTAGTTGGCGGTCAGGGTCAGGTTGTCGATCGGCTTGAACTGGAAGGTCAGCTGGCCGCCCGTGCGCTCGCGCTTCTCTTCCTTCACCGCGAAGTTCACCGAGGTCGGCATGAAGAACTCGCTGTAGTTCTTGCCGGTCTGGTTGTTGAAGCCGGACTTGCCCCACCAGTAATGGATGCCGTCCTGTTCCAGCAGGTTGCCGTTGGCATCACGGGCGGTGGTGCCGTTGCCGTACCACTGATAGTCCTCGGTGCTGGCTTCCATGGTGCGGCTGGTGCGATTCTGCTGGGTCACGCCGACCAGCACGCCGAAGCGCTCGTCCTTGCTGTGCCAGGAATACAGCGCCGACACCTGCGGGTCGACGTCGTGGCTGGTGTCGGACGAGGTGCCTTCCAGGTTCACGTAGCCGGAATTGGCTTCCATATCCAGCGGGCGGCGGGTGTGCAGGATGACCGTGCCGCCGATGCCGCCTTCGTCGATGCGAGCTTCCGGCGACTTGAACAGCTCGGCGCTGGACAGCATGTTCGACGGCAGCAGGGTGTAGTTGAACGAGCGGGTGGCTTCGTTGTTGGTTTCCGACGAGGCGACGAAGTTGCCGTTCAACTGAGTCAGGGTCAGGTCGGGCGCGAGGCCGCGCACGCTGACCGACTTGCCTTCGCCACCGCTGCGGGTGATGACCACGCCGGGCACGCGCTGCAGCGCGTCGGCCACGTTCTTGTCGGGGAACTTGCCAACGTCCTCGGCGGTGATCACTTCGACCACGGCGTTGGCGTCGCGCTTCTGCTGCAGGCTCTTTTCGATTGCGTAGCGATAGCCGGTGACCTGGACGCTGTCCAGGGTGGTGGCGTCCTGCGCGCCGGTCGTTGCCGCCTGCTGCGCGGAAGCGCCAAGCGGGGCGACGGCGGCGGCCAGGGCCAGCGCGATGGCCAGCGACAACGCGTCGTGGCCCTGCGTACGTGTTGAATGCTTCATTGCCATCTCTCCCTCTCTCCTGGATTGATCCGGTGACTGACTGACGCGGAAACTTGAATCGATCTAATTCGTGATGCCGATCTTGCCTTCGCCCTGCAGATGCAGCGAGCGCCTGGCAGATAGCGCGGCACGTCCTGTCTTGCTCCCCAACTCCGGGCCATCGCGCTGTCGTCTTGGATCGATCTAAGCGATGGGCGGGGCGATTTTTAGCACGGCAACGGCGCCGACGCATGTTGCTGCGCAATATGGCAGCGACGTGTCGTACAAATGACCCTTCGGGGAAAATTGCTGTAAGCGGTTACATGCGCAAACGGAGTGGGTCGGCCGGGCTGCGCCCGGCACCCGCAGAGGCCGAAGCCAAGGCAGCAGCAACAGCAAGGGCAACAGCCGGCTCTGGGTTGTCTGTTGGTTGGGCGGGTCGGTGTGGGTTGGCAGGACACGCCGTAAACCCATCCATGGGGCTCGATGGCGCCATCCATGGCGCCAACGGTCCTGCCAACCCACACCGCCCCGCCCCCGACAGATCTCTGGTGACGGACGGCTTATCCACGCCTTGCGTGGATCAAATTCGTCGAAATCGAATATTTCGATAGTTCATCGAAGAGCATCCACGCATGGCGTGGATCTACCGTGTCGACCAAGGTCGACACCCACCAGGAGCACCCAATGCCATTCCAGCAGATCGCGGGAAACTGTCGAAGGCGGGGTGGGTCCGGTTGCGGGGGCGTGAGCGCCATGGATGGCGCGACCGAGCTTACATGGACGTACTTGCAGCGTCCCCCGCAGCCGGACCCACCCCGCCATCCCACGGAATGCAGCTGTTGCTGTTGTCGTTGCCGTTGCTTCGGCCGTTGCCTCTGCGGGTGCCGGGCGCAGCCCGGCCGAAGCCAACCCTTCATGCTGCGCCGCAGAATGCATTGGGCGAAATTCCCATGCTCTACTTGAATCGATCTAAATCCGCCGGGGTGCGGATTTATACCGATGGAAACGAGGGCTCGGCCTGTGCGGCCGGTCCTTCGCTGCCGCCCTGCCGCCAAGGAGTCCTGCCCGTGACCAGGTTGTCCCACCGTCGTCCCGACCGCCGCCTGTCGGCACTGTCCCATCGGCCCTTCGCCCGCATCGCCTGCCTGTTGGCCCTCGCGGTGACGCCCTGGCTGCAGGCCGCGCCGGCCGCGCTGGAGCGCGAGGTCAACACCTTCATCGGCAGCAAGGATGACGGCAACACCTTCCCCGGTGCCTCGGCGCCGTTCGGCCTGATCCAGGTCAGCCCGATCGGCAGCCACTATTCGGGCTGGCGCTACGACGACGACAAGATCCGCGGCTTCGGCCACTCCTTCCTGTCCGGCGCCGGTTGCTGGGAGCAGGGTGGGCAGGTCTCGGTGCTGCCGGTGACGGGCAGCATCGGTCCCCGCGGCGACTTCGATACCGCCAACCCCAAGCAGTTCGACCACAAGGCGTATGCCTCGGCCTATACCCATGACGGCGAAATCGGCCAGGCCGGCTACTACAAGGTGCGTCTGACCAGCTACGGCGGCATTGATGCGGAAGCGACGGCGCGTACCCGCGCGGCTGCCGAGCGTTACACCTTCAGCCAGGGCAAGGGCGATGGTCACGTGCTGGTCAATGTCGGTCAGGCCAACGAGCGCCACTCGGTGATCGGCAGCGTGGTCGACGTGGTGGGTGACCGCGTGGTCGAAGGCAAGCTGGTCACCAAGAGCTTCTGTGGTGGCCATCAGTACACCACCTGGTTCCGTATCGAATTCGACCGTCCGTTCAAGGCGCATGGCACCTGGGGCGAGGGCGGTGGCCTGCCGGGCGCGCGCCACAGCATGGAAGGCGAGCAGAAGCCGAATGGCGCGTGGCTCAGCTTCGACCTGGGCAAGGGCAAGTCGGTTACTGCCGTCAGCGCGATTTCGCATGTGGACGCCGAAGGTGCGCGCAACAACCTGCGCGCCGAGGGCATGCAGGGCGGGGCGCTGCTCGGCTTCGAACGCATGCGCGCGCTGTCGCAGCAATCGTGGCGTGAGCAGCTGGCACGCGTGCGTGTGCAGGGCGGCACTGCCGACGATCGCACCGTGTTCTACAGCGCGGTCTATCACGCACTGCTGCAGCCGATGACCGGCAACGATGCCGATGGCCGCTACCGTGGCTATGACGATGGCATCCATCGCGCCGATGGCTGGACCTACTACGAGTACTTCTCGCTGTGGGATACCTACCGTGCGCAGAACCAGTGGCTGGCACTGACCCGTCCGGACGTGGCGCGCGACATCGGCCGTACTCTGCTGGCGATCGACGAGCAGGGTGGCTGGTTGCCGCGCTGGGGCTATGCCAACTTCGAGACCAACATCATGACCGGTGATCCGGTCACCCCGTTCATGGTCGACCTGTGGCGCTTCGGTGCGCTCAAAGGCCGTGAATCGCAGGCATGGGACGCGCTGCGCCGCAATGCCTTCGGCACGCCGCCGCTGAACTCGCGCATGGCCGGCCGTTCCGGCAATCCAACCTATCTGGACAAGGGCTACGTGGTCTACGACCGCGCGTTCCCGTCCAAGGGCATGGACGTTGATCCGCACCACGGTGGTTCGGCTACCTTGGAATACGCGCTGGCCGACTGTGCGCTTTCGCAGATGGCCGATGGCCTCGGCCATGCGCAGGACGCGGCGACGCTGCGTGAGCGCGGTCGCAACTGGCGCAAGGTGTGGGACCCGCAGGTGCGTGATGCCGAGACCGGCTTCACCGGTTTCCCGCGTCCGCGTACCGAGGATGGCCAGTGGTACACCCCGGCCGATGGCCACTACAGCCCGCGCTCGCACCATGGTTTCCATGAAGGCACGGCTTGGCAGTACCAGTGGCTGGCGCAGCAGGACGTGCCGGGCCTGGTCGAAGCGATGGACGGCCGCGAACAGGCCGGCCGCCGCCTCGATGCCTTCTTCGCGATGGATGCGCTGCAGGCCGACCCGCTCAATGCCGCCCGCAAGGAATGGGTGGTCGGCCCGTACAGCTACTACAACCAGTTCCGCTACAACCCCAACAACGAGCCCGACCTGCATTCGCCGTGGCTGTATACGCTGATCGGCCAGCCGTGGAAGACCGCCGCGGTGGTGCGTGCGGCGCAGCAGCTGTTCACCAATGCACCCAACGGTGTGACCGGCAACGACGACCTCGGCACGATGTCGGCCTGGTACCTGTTCAGTGCGATCGGCGTGTACCCGGCGGTGCCGGGCAGCGGCGAGTTCCTGCTGCACACGCCGCGCTTTGCCAAGGTCGAGGTCGAGCTGGGCAATGGCCGCACCCTGCGCATCGAGGCGCCAGGCGCCGATGGCCGCCGCCTGCAGTACGTGCAGGGCGTGCAGGTTGATGGCCAGGCACATGCGCCGGTATGGCTGGGCTGGAACCAGCTGCAGCAGGGCCCGAAGCTGCGCTTCGCGCTTGACGGCACGGCGCCGACGCAGGGCTGGGGCACGGCGGTGAAGGATCTGCCGGTGTCCTGGTGTGCGGCACCAGGCAGCCAGCTGCACTGAGCCGGGCTGTGCCGTTCGAGGCAACCCAGCGAACGGCACGGCACGACAGGGCCGCGATCCATTAGGCTTGAGCATCCATCGGAGTGCGGGAAGACGATGAACGACAACGGCGGCAGTTCCAGCAAGCGTTCCGGCAAGGCGGTGACGGTGACCGACATCGCCCGTGCCATCGGCGTTTCGCGCGCGACCGTGTCGCTGGTGCTGCGCGGCAGCCCGCTGGTCAACGTCGATACCCGCGCCCGGGTGGAGGCCGAGCTGCGGCGCCAGCGCTACGTCTACAACCGTGCTGCAGCGAACCTGCGGCGACGCACATCGTCCAGCATCGCGCTGGTGATCAACGATCTGTCCAACCCGTTCTTCGCCGAATTCGCCTCCGGTGTGGATGAAGCGCTGGGTGGGCGTGGCTACGTGACCCTGCTCGGCAGTACCGGCGAGTCACCCGAGCGCCAGCAGGCGGTGCTGTCCACGTTGATGGAACACACGCCTGCGGGCCTGATCCTGTCACCGGCCGAAGGCAGCGATGCCACGCTGCTGCGGCAGGCGCTGGGTGCCAATGCCAACGTATTGCTGTTCAACCGCGAACTGGACGGCGCCGAGTGGGACTTCCTGACCCTGGACAACCAGCATGGCGCCTACCTGGCCACCCGCCACCTGATCGAGCGCGGCCATCGCCAGATCGCGTTCTTCGGTGGCCACGCCGCATCGAGTTCCTGCCACCAGCGCCGCGCGGGTTTCCAGCAGGCACTGGCCGAAGCCGGGCTGGCGCTGCCGCCGGGCTGGATGATCGAATCGGCACCCAACCGTCTGGAAGCGGCCGCGCGCACCGACGAACTGTTCGTCGACGGCCATCGGCCGAGCGCGGCGGTCTGCTACAACGACACCGTCGCGCTGGGGCTGATGCTGGGCCTGAACTCGCGCGGCATCCGCCCCGGCGGTGACTTCGCGGTGACCGGCTTTGATGATATTTCCGAAGCGTCGGTCGCCGTGCCGCCGCTGACCACCTTGACCGCCGATCCTCGCGAGCGCGGCCGGCAGGCGGCGTCCCTGCTGCTGCAGCGGCTGGAGGAACCGGATGCGCCACCACGGCGCACGGTCGCCCCGGTACAGTTGCGCATCCGCGAAAGCAGTGCCGCACGTCCGAACTGATGCTCTGC is part of the Stenotrophomonas lactitubi genome and encodes:
- the cueR gene encoding Cu(I)-responsive transcriptional regulator is translated as MNIGEASKASSVSAKMIRYYEQIGLIPPADRTGAGYRAYSQADVHRLRFIRRARDLGFSVAEITDLLGLWNDTSRHSADVKRLAEQHIDDLEQRIENMRQMADTLKSLISCCAGDDRPECPILQRLGEGEEGAAPVAAPAGAVRRRARRT
- a CDS encoding heavy-metal-associated domain-containing protein, translating into MEFHVEGMTCGGCARSVTKAIELVDPAATVSADPASRRVQVQTSASQAQIVAALTEAGFPPRTA
- a CDS encoding TonB-dependent receptor, with protein sequence MAMKHSTRTQGHDALSLAIALALAAAVAPLGASAQQAATTGAQDATTLDSVQVTGYRYAIEKSLQQKRDANAVVEVITAEDVGKFPDKNVADALQRVPGVVITRSGGEGKSVSVRGLAPDLTLTQLNGNFVASSETNNEATRSFNYTLLPSNMLSSAELFKSPEARIDEGGIGGTVILHTRRPLDMEANSGYVNLEGTSSDTSHDVDPQVSALYSWHSKDERFGVLVGVTQQNRTSRTMEASTEDYQWYGNGTTARDANGNLLEQDGIHYWWGKSGFNNQTGKNYSEFFMPTSVNFAVKEEKRERTGGQLTFQFKPIDNLTLTANYFRFELQGDYTQNMLKVPEWSMARFNGDGNWAGGRLLNGLDFDPSGSIVTGAQFEKLPGKTYICSEEQAKAAGLAPGGWGPDDCTMPTPQLTGGYSKEKALSQTADLTIDWDISPLWKASFTGGRTWSEGGPSMNFRMSAKPRRKVGKDWQSVNYTAWDLTGTPSAQFSPDLQQQLMAGIAEVDTGSTDSSWMQTEVEQNYFQADFTKLFEAGWLDSIQFGTKYRDGKVHRNTGNTYWVCQGLDPADYKNNRYQAGCDSTAGDAQPGFFLSNPISNIAGGFNANVFPGINYPAYIDYLNKTYGGSHNRTEEDFVYDVNEKIYSGYFQANFRTERVRGNVGVRVVRTRQFAQSSDSVERFNDYFVDNASGAPMSCDDPAADPTLRCQGGFVRVPDTQASDKVFTLASLDKTYTDFLPSFNIAWDITDNLVLRGAASKVIARPGYTSIAYPGGLTYISEEYSNDRRVAGGTDTPGWYGSGSNKALEPFKAVQFDIGLEWYFKPGSAAGVALFRKNVDNFTVPVVRDQQMTVGGQTVTVQKYRTEANGRDGVSQGVELYGQYTFDMGFGVQANYTYNDTNLASIVLDGEEIGSSPLVGSAKNQANVTVFYENDKILARASYNRRGEVVGGLQNGMTAYTKPYSQLDLNVAYNLTQDWTVTAAVLNATKSELRSYIGNDSQARLLSNLYAGRQLYFGVNWKF
- a CDS encoding GH92 family glycosyl hydrolase is translated as MTRLSHRRPDRRLSALSHRPFARIACLLALAVTPWLQAAPAALEREVNTFIGSKDDGNTFPGASAPFGLIQVSPIGSHYSGWRYDDDKIRGFGHSFLSGAGCWEQGGQVSVLPVTGSIGPRGDFDTANPKQFDHKAYASAYTHDGEIGQAGYYKVRLTSYGGIDAEATARTRAAAERYTFSQGKGDGHVLVNVGQANERHSVIGSVVDVVGDRVVEGKLVTKSFCGGHQYTTWFRIEFDRPFKAHGTWGEGGGLPGARHSMEGEQKPNGAWLSFDLGKGKSVTAVSAISHVDAEGARNNLRAEGMQGGALLGFERMRALSQQSWREQLARVRVQGGTADDRTVFYSAVYHALLQPMTGNDADGRYRGYDDGIHRADGWTYYEYFSLWDTYRAQNQWLALTRPDVARDIGRTLLAIDEQGGWLPRWGYANFETNIMTGDPVTPFMVDLWRFGALKGRESQAWDALRRNAFGTPPLNSRMAGRSGNPTYLDKGYVVYDRAFPSKGMDVDPHHGGSATLEYALADCALSQMADGLGHAQDAATLRERGRNWRKVWDPQVRDAETGFTGFPRPRTEDGQWYTPADGHYSPRSHHGFHEGTAWQYQWLAQQDVPGLVEAMDGREQAGRRLDAFFAMDALQADPLNAARKEWVVGPYSYYNQFRYNPNNEPDLHSPWLYTLIGQPWKTAAVVRAAQQLFTNAPNGVTGNDDLGTMSAWYLFSAIGVYPAVPGSGEFLLHTPRFAKVEVELGNGRTLRIEAPGADGRRLQYVQGVQVDGQAHAPVWLGWNQLQQGPKLRFALDGTAPTQGWGTAVKDLPVSWCAAPGSQLH
- a CDS encoding LacI family DNA-binding transcriptional regulator; the encoded protein is MNDNGGSSSKRSGKAVTVTDIARAIGVSRATVSLVLRGSPLVNVDTRARVEAELRRQRYVYNRAAANLRRRTSSSIALVINDLSNPFFAEFASGVDEALGGRGYVTLLGSTGESPERQQAVLSTLMEHTPAGLILSPAEGSDATLLRQALGANANVLLFNRELDGAEWDFLTLDNQHGAYLATRHLIERGHRQIAFFGGHAASSSCHQRRAGFQQALAEAGLALPPGWMIESAPNRLEAAARTDELFVDGHRPSAAVCYNDTVALGLMLGLNSRGIRPGGDFAVTGFDDISEASVAVPPLTTLTADPRERGRQAASLLLQRLEEPDAPPRRTVAPVQLRIRESSAARPN